attttctaatgaaagtagttgaatttgattttattgattttgtagtaattaaataatctcATTAtgagatatttttatatatatatatagatatatatcttgaaaataattataaattgttttatattttgaaaatcattataaatgattttatatcttgaagattattataaatgattttttttatcttgaaaataattataaataatttttatttaactatttactttagcttgaaaaataaaaagtaattaattataagaatgaatatattagagatatataaaaaatatttggatattgaatataaattttttttaatcatgaaaacccataaataatttactataataatttttttttttttttagatttttttttaagtgttggtcaacgccggagtcaacgtcggtcttcaCCGGAGTCAATTGACCGGTGTACTGaattatatgtctatgatgttgaccgcataacgtcatatagttcatgcatgtgaccatgtaatacatatactttgtgtagttgagtatacaatagtatacttggcatgtgtgaccatgtattcaccaatacttcgtgtagctagccatcttttttcctttaattatACATcacaaaaagttcaaaaaaaaaattcccaagtAAACTTCTCAGAagtcttgtttcttgttctaAGTTACATAGATGCCACTGTTCGATGTGAGTGTGACACATATGCTTTTCACCAAAGCATCCCAAAAAAGTAGTTAGTTGATCGGTTTGTGATTTGTCTTGTTGACTTGGCAAATATTGTTTGGCATAAGAAGTGAAATAATTCACTAAATATTAGCTTCTCCATCATTACTACAATTACCAATTCACCTACGTACCTCAAATATCTTACCATGTCATgctaattagggttttttttttcttttccaatttcGATCTCTTAGATCCATGACATTAAACATTGCTGAATTTTTCTTTCCTCTCAAATATATGAAGACAATGTCTTTGATGAGATTTAGGCTTTGGTTTTAAGATCTGTATGTTACAACAAATGCCAGTAGTGCTAATTTTAGCTCAATCATATGGCAGATTCACtatttttatccaaatttattAGCTTTGTCctttaacccaaaacaaaataaaaacacctaagaaagagaaaaatcttTAGCAAAATTAGGTTAATCTTCGTGGTTTCCACTAATCTCCCTTTTCTTTCTCCAAATCTTTTCcggggaaattttttttgattaatatcaaaactaatcagagagaggagagagagacacaCGACGAtgcctcctcctcttcctcatccGGAAGATGAAACCCAACCCAAACCCGATTCGGTTCCGGGTCAAACCTCCGAACGCGATACCCAACCACCACCGGTACCAGGTCCTCCACCACATTCTCAACCGCCTCCACCGCAAACGTACCCGCCGGTAATGGGCTATCCAGACTACCACCAAGCCCCTCCATACCCAAATTATCCAAACGCACcttaccaacaacaacaacaatacccTTACGCTCGAGCCCCACCCGCTTCATATTACGGGTCATCTTACCCTCCCCAGCAAAATCCGGTTTACCAAAGACCCGCTTCATCCGGTTTTTTCAGAGGTATTTTCACCGGTTTAGTCGTTTTAGTCCTCCTCCTCTGCATCTCCACAACAATAACATGGCTCATCCTCCGTCCTCAAATCCCGGTTTTTTCCCTAAACAATTTCTCGGTTTCCAATTTCAACGTAACCGGTCCGGTTTTCTCCCCGCAATGGACGGCTAACCTTACGATCGAGAACCAAAACACGAAACTGAAAGGCTACTTCGATCGTATCCAAGGCTTAGTCTACCACCAAAACGCGATCGGAGAAGACGATTTTTTAGCGACTGCGTTTTTTCAACCTGTTTTCGTGGAGACCAAGAAATCGGTTGCGATAGGTGAAACGTTGACGGCGGGAGAGAAAGAACAGCCTAAAATACCGAGCTGGGTTGTGGatgagatgaagaaagagagagagaccggAACGGTGACGTTTAACCTGAGGATGGCTGTTTGGGTTACGTTTAAGACAGATGGTTGGGTGGCGCGGGAGAGAGGGCTTAAGGTGTTTTGTGGGAAATTAAAAGTTGGGTTTGAAGGTGCTTCCGAAAACGGTGCCGTTTTGTTGCCTAAGCCTCTTCCTTGTTTGGTTTACGTTtcataattcttttttcttgttctctctctctttttctatatGGATACGgttaaattctttttaaaatttttgtacgCGTTGAATGTGAttactatataatttcatagagCAAACTCTTATGCTTACGTTttttgaagagagaaaaagaaaaggaattagATTCGATTTCCAATTTAGCTTGAGAAAAGAATTTCAAATGCTGTTAAATCAACTTACTATACAAGATCGTTGAGAGAATTTGTGTGGGAATAAAGAGATATCAAAGTGACTGAGTGCGTCTCGGAATATAGGAAATTATTTTAGATCGCTAATTATAATTGCTTGTTTTGTCAAATGTTTTCTACTTGTTTTTGGTCTAATTATTATCTTGGTTCGGTGCACGTCCAATTATTGTTACATGATATAAGAGTTCTTGCGCTTACACTTTCTCTCTtgttgtatacttgtatatatatatattttaattccaCAAGTTACCATTTCTTTGTCTAAGCATATGCATTATTGCCTCGAAACCGAGTACTTGTTAataaatcttttctttatttgatagAATCACTTTTCAATTTAGCTCGAGAAAAAcctccatttttttaaaatcagcCACTCGGTCTTCAGACCTTCTCCATCGGCAGGTTGTTAGTGGGGTTTTAAgggaaaagagataaaaaaaaaaatcagaaaatggaaaaaaattgaagagctCCTCTTATATAGTAACCTCAATTTCACATAAGAGACTGTGACGTGTCGCTAAATTGTTGGCTCTGTTTAATCCAGAGCAATTTTTTTGGGCCGATtgtgttctttttcttcctctccctctctctctctttgtcgcGAATCTCTTGCATAGCAGATGTGCTTtgaagaattgatttggctGCCTCTTGTTATTTATCgtctgttttgattttcttgactGATCTAATGGGGAAATTAGGATTGAAGAGTTGTCTACATTGTTGTAAAACTCTAGTGGAGTCGTCTTCTGactttttggatatttagaTTCGAACCTGATGTTGAGGAATGAGCAAGGCTTTCTTGATTGTCAAAGTGACACGTCCTTTAAAGGAAGCCATCAGGAGTACCTAGTTTGCAGgttagtttcctttttttgtagCTGTATGTATTCAAATGAGTCGTGTGACATTAATCTATGAAAGTAATATAATGAAACTTTTTGCTCAATTTCTGGTCTTTCTCTCAATGGTAGGTGAAAACCTGGACAAAGAAACGCCACCGCTTAACATCCTACTTAAAAATC
The sequence above is drawn from the Camelina sativa cultivar DH55 chromosome 4, Cs, whole genome shotgun sequence genome and encodes:
- the LOC104781090 gene encoding uncharacterized protein LOC104781090 encodes the protein MPPPLPHPEDETQPKPDSVPGQTSERDTQPPPVPGPPPHSQPPPPQTYPPVMGYPDYHQAPPYPNYPNAPYQQQQQYPYARAPPASYYGSSYPPQQNPVYQRPASSGFFRGIFTGLVVLVLLLCISTTITWLILRPQIPVFSLNNFSVSNFNVTGPVFSPQWTANLTIENQNTKLKGYFDRIQGLVYHQNAIGEDDFLATAFFQPVFVETKKSVAIGETLTAGEKEQPKIPSWVVDEMKKERETGTVTFNLRMAVWVTFKTDGWVARERGLKVFCGKLKVGFEGASENGAVLLPKPLPCLVYVS